Proteins co-encoded in one Ignavibacteria bacterium genomic window:
- the glmS gene encoding glutamine--fructose-6-phosphate transaminase (isomerizing) produces the protein MCGIVGYIGNNSCVPVIIEGLKRLEYRGYDSAGLGVIRKGNIEVTKIKGKVAQLEKAVIESGIDSTIGIGHTRWATHGEPNEVNAHPHSNDDGDLILIHNGIIENYSTLKAGLKQHGCKFKSATDTEVLAHLFDTYIKSGYTLFEAVRRGLNEVEGTYGIAVIYTKEPDRIVAAKKGSPLLLGIGDGENFVASDVSAILQHTKKVVYLEDGEIVEVFKDHYLTKTIEDIEVDKEVHQIEMTLDEIDKGGYPTFMLKEIMEQPESLKNSIRGRLVLENGDVKLGGLENVLDHLLYVKRIIIIACGTSWHSALVGKYMFETYLRVTTEVEYASEFRYRNPIVGPGDAVFFISQSGETADTLAALKEAKRRGALCLGICNVVGSSIARESKSGVYVHAGPEIGVASTKAFTSQLVVLALITILLARRKNLTLEEGKSLVEEFKKIPEYAKEILKQNDLIEQIAEKFKNATNFLYLGRGYNFPVALEGALKLKEISYIHAEGYPAAEMKHGPIALVDENMPVVFIAPKDATYDKIVSNIEEIKARKGVVIAIATNDDEQIDDLADYSIKIPTTRSILMPILTVIPLQLLAYHIAMKKGLNVDQPRNLAKSVTVE, from the coding sequence ATGTGTGGAATAGTCGGTTATATTGGAAACAACAGTTGCGTACCCGTAATTATTGAGGGATTGAAGCGTTTGGAATACCGGGGTTACGATTCTGCCGGTCTTGGTGTTATAAGAAAAGGGAACATAGAAGTAACCAAGATTAAGGGGAAAGTGGCTCAACTTGAAAAAGCAGTTATTGAAAGCGGAATCGATTCAACGATAGGTATTGGGCATACCCGTTGGGCGACTCATGGTGAACCGAATGAAGTGAATGCGCACCCTCACTCGAACGATGACGGTGATTTGATTTTGATACACAACGGTATAATTGAAAACTATTCCACCCTCAAAGCCGGCCTTAAGCAGCATGGTTGCAAATTTAAAAGTGCAACAGATACTGAAGTTTTGGCACATCTCTTTGATACCTACATAAAGTCCGGATATACCCTCTTTGAGGCAGTCCGTCGTGGTCTCAACGAAGTTGAGGGAACTTACGGCATTGCAGTAATCTACACCAAGGAACCTGACCGCATCGTTGCAGCCAAAAAAGGTTCTCCACTCCTTTTGGGAATTGGTGACGGTGAAAATTTTGTAGCTTCTGATGTATCGGCGATACTTCAACACACAAAAAAAGTGGTTTATCTTGAAGACGGGGAGATAGTTGAAGTGTTTAAGGATCACTATCTCACAAAAACCATTGAGGATATCGAGGTTGACAAGGAAGTTCATCAAATCGAGATGACTCTGGATGAGATAGATAAAGGTGGTTATCCGACCTTTATGCTAAAAGAGATTATGGAACAGCCCGAATCCCTTAAAAATTCGATTCGGGGAAGGCTTGTTCTGGAAAATGGTGATGTGAAGCTTGGAGGTTTGGAAAATGTTCTCGACCATCTTCTATATGTAAAAAGGATAATCATCATTGCGTGCGGTACTTCGTGGCACTCTGCACTGGTAGGGAAGTATATGTTTGAAACATATCTCAGAGTGACAACTGAAGTGGAGTATGCAAGCGAGTTCAGATACAGGAATCCTATTGTTGGACCCGGTGATGCGGTTTTCTTTATCTCGCAATCGGGTGAAACTGCCGATACTCTCGCAGCTTTGAAAGAAGCAAAAAGGAGAGGTGCACTCTGTCTTGGAATTTGTAATGTTGTAGGGAGTTCCATCGCAAGGGAGAGCAAGTCGGGAGTTTATGTACACGCCGGTCCGGAGATTGGTGTGGCATCCACAAAGGCATTTACCTCGCAGCTCGTCGTCCTTGCTCTAATTACAATATTGCTCGCAAGGCGTAAAAACCTCACTCTGGAAGAGGGGAAGAGCCTCGTGGAAGAATTCAAGAAAATTCCCGAGTATGCCAAAGAGATTTTAAAACAAAACGATTTAATAGAACAAATTGCAGAAAAATTCAAAAATGCCACTAACTTCCTTTATTTAGGGAGAGGGTACAACTTCCCCGTGGCATTGGAGGGCGCTCTGAAGTTGAAAGAAATTTCATACATTCACGCAGAAGGTTACCCCGCGGCAGAAATGAAGCACGGACCAATAGCACTGGTCGATGAAAACATGCCTGTGGTATTCATAGCGCCTAAAGATGCTACTTACGATAAAATTGTAAGTAATATCGAAGAGATAAAGGCCCGTAAAGGAGTTGTAATAGCAATAGCCACCAACGATGATGAACAGATCGATGATCTGGCTGATTACTCCATAAAGATACCCACGACAAGATCGATACTGATGCCCATTCTTACG
- a CDS encoding class I SAM-dependent methyltransferase — protein MTSGEQFVKDVIEWDVVNWSKCLPFFGRLAGDLTGKKALAIGERHGGLSLWLAYKGAIVTSTDLEGVSGEAKAMHQRYQVTNWITYENADLTSLRYPDSSFDVVMFKSVLGALRSKENQQKGISEIYRVLKPGGVLLFAENLVASPIHTFLRKKFIKWASYWRYITIEEAEELCGMFSSFSFKTAGFTGAFGRSEGQRRMLGKLDGFLEKMVPSKNRYIIFAVCKK, from the coding sequence ATGACTTCCGGCGAACAGTTTGTTAAAGATGTAATCGAGTGGGATGTTGTTAACTGGTCGAAGTGCCTCCCTTTTTTTGGTAGACTGGCAGGTGATCTTACAGGTAAAAAAGCTCTTGCGATAGGGGAGAGGCATGGTGGTCTCTCCCTTTGGCTTGCATATAAGGGAGCAATTGTTACTTCTACCGACCTTGAAGGAGTTTCCGGTGAAGCAAAAGCCATGCATCAGAGGTATCAGGTTACCAATTGGATAACCTATGAAAATGCCGATCTGACTTCACTTCGATACCCTGACTCATCGTTTGATGTGGTAATGTTCAAGTCGGTACTTGGAGCTCTTCGTTCGAAAGAAAATCAACAGAAGGGAATATCCGAAATTTACCGTGTGTTGAAACCGGGTGGAGTACTCCTGTTTGCAGAAAACCTTGTAGCATCTCCAATTCACACTTTTCTTCGCAAAAAATTCATCAAATGGGCATCCTACTGGCGGTACATTACGATTGAGGAGGCGGAGGAATTGTGTGGCATGTTTTCCTCATTTTCTTTCAAAACCGCCGGCTTTACAGGTGCTTTTGGCAGATCAGAGGGGCAAAGAAGGATGTTGGGAAAGCTTGACGGTTTTCTCGAAAAGATGGTACCCTCGAAAAATCGTTACATTATATTCGCTGTTTGTAAAAAATAG
- a CDS encoding sugar transferase — translation MGRTGSLIKRLTDIILSSLALILSSPVLLIAVIAIKLESKGNAFFIQDRTGLGGKPFKMIKLRGMIDGAEQLGPDFTQKDDPRLTKVGKILRRTSIDEIPQAINVLLGDMSIVGPRPELTKITDQFTPEQREVFNFKPGITGISQINGRQSLSPEERVVMEIDYYRQATFWSDLRIILRTPKVVITNEGNI, via the coding sequence ATGGGAAGAACCGGAAGTTTAATAAAAAGGCTCACAGATATAATCTTGAGCAGTTTAGCCTTGATTCTGTCGTCACCTGTCCTGCTGATAGCTGTAATTGCTATTAAACTTGAATCGAAAGGTAATGCCTTTTTCATTCAGGATCGAACAGGTCTTGGTGGCAAGCCATTTAAAATGATCAAACTTAGAGGTATGATTGACGGTGCCGAGCAATTGGGACCCGACTTCACCCAAAAGGATGATCCCCGCTTGACCAAAGTCGGGAAGATACTTCGCCGCACATCCATCGATGAAATTCCTCAGGCAATAAATGTCCTGCTGGGGGATATGAGCATTGTTGGACCGCGTCCCGAACTTACCAAGATCACCGATCAGTTTACTCCCGAGCAGAGAGAGGTTTTCAATTTCAAACCCGGTATCACAGGCATTTCCCAGATAAACGGCAGGCAGTCTTTGTCACCCGAGGAAAGAGTTGTGATGGAGATTGACTACTACCGTCAGGCGACATTCTGGTCAGATTTACGGATTATTCTCAGAACTCCCAAAGTTGTAATAACAAACGAAGGAAACATATAA